The following proteins come from a genomic window of Pocillopora verrucosa isolate sample1 chromosome 6, ASM3666991v2, whole genome shotgun sequence:
- the LOC131774137 gene encoding transmembrane protein 254, translated as MAPPRLTTKKKDDSKDNSVSYEGDFFQFSPLFISIIIIFLMIFYWFVCYNIDVVPLHSMGPFGTFVSYLAKNHLKLLRLGFRFAVIAHLLEAGFAYRISRRMMFSRVTSFKWMFQTALVGFPSLGLLLRHRKQREIASKKVN; from the exons ATGGCCCCTCCGCGCTTAACAACTAAGAAGAAGGATGACTCGAAAGATAATTCAGTGTCCTATGAAGGGgatttctttcagttctctCCGTTGTTTATaagcataataataatatttcttATGATCTTTTACTGG TTTGTTTGCTACAACATAGATGTGGTACCTCTGCATTCCATGGGTCCATTTGGTACTTTTGTGTCATAtttggccaaaaatcatttaaaactTTTGAGGCTCGG TTTTAGATTTGCAGTAATAGCCCATTTGTTAGAAGCTGGATTTGCCTACAGGATTAGTAG GaggatgatgttttcacgtGTCACAAGTTTCAAGTGGATGTTTCAAACTGCACTGGTTGGATTCCCCTCCCTTGGCTTGTTACTGAGGCATCGCAAGCAAAGagaaattgcaagcaaaaaagTGAATTGA
- the LOC131774138 gene encoding uncharacterized protein: MMRRTSSGIIWLCLLSSVWLPFTKGASEYIINEKYDAILVDCSIAFLVLAIIFLVLLLITSVFIYRRMDDGDESLGNNRYQVSYRDSEPANIRDITSPFYGHSIYTRRTTTNMYLPGRDNASVIGVDGKPVKNMAYENKAAAMEIEGKSFRDSPPAEKGQKDSMMSEKRIGAMATFENAAYGSVEEKQSNEHTYETIHNVSTQRYATTRLSFPKKVTSDL; encoded by the exons ATGATGAGGAGAACATCGTCGGGAATCATTTGGCTTTGTTTGCTGAGCAGTGTTTGGTTGCCATTTACCAAAGGAG CATCAGAATACATCATAAACGAGAAATACGATG CTATTCTTGTGGACTGTTCCATTGCATTCCTTGTTTTGgccataatttttttggttcttctGCTCATTACATCAGTGTTCATTTACAGGAGGATGGACGATGGCGACGAGAG TTTGGGGAATAATAGGTATCAGGTGTCTTATCGAGACAGTGAACCTGCAAATATCAGAGACATTACAAGTCCTTTTTATGGCCATAGCATTTACACCCGCCGTACAACAACGAATATGTACCTGCCTGGTCGCGACAATGCTTCAGTGATTGGTGTAGACGGAAAACCAGTTAAG AATATGGCTTACGAAAACAAAGCAGCTGCTATGGAAATTGAAGGAAAGAGCTTCAGAGACTCTCCCCCAGCAGAAAAAGGCCAGAAGGACTCCATGATGAGCGAGAAAAGGATTGGAGCGATGGCAACTTTTGAGAATGCTGCCTATGGCAGTGTAGAGGAGAAACAGTCAAATGAACATACCTACGAAACCATTCATAACGTTAGCACCCAACGCTATGCTACTACTCGTCTTTCGTTCCCAAAGAAAGTCACTTCAGATCTGTAA
- the LOC131774125 gene encoding ER membrane protein complex subunit 5 produces MGIIGRILVFFGLAAILHAGYSAVQCRTYYKLLEEEFPGLPPDVCIQCIVGLIIGCLGVAHMAGEFKEIRAAAEMANKSWESFGNRPSFYTYSHRGKMLFLANEGVKD; encoded by the exons ATGGGAATCATTGGTCGTATTTTAGTCTTTTTTGGCCTGGCTGCTATATTGCATGCTGGTTACTCAGCAGTTCAAT gTCGAACTTATTACAAGTTGCTGGAAGAAGAATTTCCTGGCCTGCCTCCTGAT GTTTGCATTCAGTGCATTGTAGGGCTGATCATAGGCTGTTTGGGTGTGGCTCATATGGCTGgagaatttaaagaaattagAGCAGCTGCAGAGATGGCCAACAA GAGCTGGGAATCATTTGGCAACCGGCCTTCATTTTACACCTACAGTCACAGAGGGAAGATGTTATTTTTGGCAAATGAAGGGGTCAAAGATTAG
- the LOC131774142 gene encoding uncharacterized protein, with the protein MWTHFKFTGLYLVVAFSFASSAAAENTYIVGKGEDENLLMMSIVFLVVCGLFFVISVVMSLMLIRRSRLTYGSGRGYDLEITEEKFQSMYRSSEHAEEKSPAKFEQLKLNDVSNGVHDSIDDLKSSERQNNNMGKTSAPPGTEKEQKGTKESEKDTKTLSSFHNKAYQSTSMQSGMDLVESDVKR; encoded by the exons ATGTGGACCCACTTCAAATTTACTGGGTTGTACCTCGTGGTAGCCTTTTCGTTCGCGTCATCCGCAGCTGCAG aaaaTACGTATATCGTTGGAAAGGGAGAGGATG AAAATTTGTTGATGATGAGTATTGTGTTCTTGGTGGTGTGTGGCTTATTTTTTGTGATCAGCGTCGTGATGTCTTTGATGTTGATCAGACGATCAAGACTAACATATGG TAGTGGAAGAGGATATGATCTAGAAATAACGGAGGAGAAGTTTCAGAGCATGTACCGGTCCAGCGAGCACGCTGAGGAGAAGTCACCAGCCAAATTCGAGCAGCTTAAG CTCAACGACGTAAGCAACGGAGTTCATGACTCCATCGACGACCTCAAGTCAAGTGAACGCCAGAACAACAATATGGGAAAAACAAGCGCTCCACCAGgaacagaaaaagagcaaaaaggcACCAAGGAAAGCGAGAAAGACACAAAGACTCTCAGTTCTTTTCATAACAAGGCGTACCAAAGTACCAGCATGCAATCTGGAATGGATCTGGTGGAAAGTGACGTCAAACGCTAA